TTGTGAATTTTGAAACTGTGCTATATTGGCAAAAAAAGGTTTGCAAACCCTAatgataattatgcaaatcccacAATTTTACCATGATAGCCTTTGTGTATCATAATCAGTCCTTCTCTGAGTATCCAATAGGGTTTAAATTAACCAATTCGATAtcttatgaaataaaatacaaattatgCAAGTTAGGCGAACAAAGACTACTTAAGAATCAGGGTATGTGCAAAGTAAGTGAACCCCTGATTGCATCAGCTCAATTAAAGGGAAAAATTTAAATCAGGTGTTTAAGTAATTAGGCAGATCTTCAGAGGCAAGTTTGGGAGGGTCCACCCTATAAAAGAATCAGAAACTTTGTGAGTTTGGTTTTCACCATACAGTTGTGTGGAAACATGTCATGCCACGATCAAAAATATCTCTGAGGACttcagaaaagcagttattgctgCTTATCAATCTAGAAAGGGTTACAAAAAAAATTTCTAAGGATTTGGGGCTCCACCAATCTATTGTCAGACAGATAGCCTACAAATGGGGAAGGTTCAAGACCACAGTCACTCTACCCAGGAGTGGTCATCTTACCAAAATCTCTCCAAGAACAAATGGGCCCATCAtcagaaagtaaaaaagaacCCCAGAGTAACATCCAAGGTGTTCACGACTCAAGAATCAGAAAAGAGACTAAACAAGAATGGAGGACAGCCAGGAAGAAACCACTGCTCTGTAAAGAGAACACTGCTGTCCATCTGAAGTTCACATAGAGGATCCCCAAGGcttctggaacaatgttctctggacagatGAGACAAAGGTAGAACTTTTGGTCTCGATGAGAAATTTTTGGCAAAAATCGAACACTGAGTTTGAACAGAAGAACCTCAacccaactgtcaagcatggtggtgggaatgtgatggtttgggcctgctttgctgcctcaggacCTGGACGGCTTGCCATCATTGATacaaccatgaattctgcagtgtatcAGAAGATTCTAGAGGAAAATGTCAGGCCATCCTGACATTCAAGCTGAAGTTGAACCAAAAATGGAGTGGACATGCAACAAGacaatgatcctaaacatacaAGCAGATCTACAAAAGAATGGCTGTGGAAAAAGAAATTCCATGTTTTAGAATGGCCTAGCCAAAGTCCAGACCTAAATCCCATCGAAATGTTGTGGCAAGACCCAAAGCAAGCTGTTCATCCAAGGAAGCCCTCAAATGTCACTGAGTTGAAGCAGTTTTGTAAGGAGGAATGGGCCAAAATTCATGAAAATGGATGTGAGAGACTGAgcaacagttacaggaaacgTTTACTTGAAGTCGCTGCTACTCAAGGGGTATTGAATCTAAAGGTtcacatactttttcacacatggatactgaatgttgaataaatgttaaGAAGCATTATGTTTGTTTAATCAGATTACCTAGGGTTCTTTATCTAGGATTATGGGGTTAGTTTAAGATCTAAACACTTCAGATTGGAAATAAGTGACAATCTTAAGGGGTTCACAAACATTTTCTTGCCACTTACTTGAATGGAAGCCAAATTCTTGCTAGTCAGAATACATAATAGACTCCTTCCTGTGCCTAACACTGAAAAGGAGTTTGCTGGACtaccacttttcccagctgtaCACTGATTTTTTCAGAAAAGATAAGTCGCCTAGATACGAACCTTGTAGAAGTTTCCATAGGATTTGCGAATATTGATCCACTTCTTAGCAAAAGAAGGGTATTTCAGACGGCTAACACGGCACTGGATATTTAAAAATTTACTCATATCCCAagaccttaaaaaagaaaaaaatgtagtgTTTTAACCGTGTGGTTCTGGTATGAGAAGTCCCTTTGATGTCAACGGAATTTACATATGAGGAACTATCTGATGGACTATGAACTCCCATAAGAATCTCTCTAACTGTTTAATATTCAAaggtcctttttattttctaactTTCTCTAATATTCTTCCATTGCCAGAGGCAATCCCAGAGCAGTGTACATAGaattataaaaacagtataatgGCCCGGTTCGTACATAATGACTAaccagttatttttttaaaaaaaggtaaattgTGGTGAATGGGTCAGTACGCAAGCGCATTCTGCTCAATCACTTCCACTTAACTCCTTCTCTTGGCAGGAGTGGTCTATTCTTGGGATGGTCTATTCTTGGGTTGTTTTATATAATGTCTGAGCCCAGAACTCTGGTTAAACCCTGGGTTTCAACTATGGTTTGTCAAGAAAGACACAAGGCAAAGTTCTGGGTTTGGACCTcatgttaaacaacccaggatggAGCGTCCCTGGTTCGTTTCAATGCTCCAACTGGCAGAAGGGGTAATCAAGCTGTGGCTAGCACACTGGCTCATTCATGACAacacaggctttttaaaaaaacaacttgggTTGCTGTTATCTGTAAACCAGATCAATATAACTTTAAAAGATAAACAAAGACACAAAACCTGAAACCCAACCAATCTTTTATCAATTATATTGGGTATTTAATTCAATTGTACGTGGGCATTTTAATTTGGTGCCAAAAATAATTCAGAGACAGCACTAGTCTTCTTGTCTCCCTAAGGAGAGCATTCCAAAGTTGGTTTGTCATCACAGAGATGGCCCTGGTAAAGGAGCCGTCTCTGAAGATCTCAACCCTGAGGAAGGATGGTAAAAGATAGGCATCACCACAGAGGTTATGGAATTCTCTCTCTAGACACCAACACTGCTAAGATGgcagtaaaatatttttatttgccaAAGGTTTTAATTCTTATAAGGATATTAATATTGCTTTTATCTAGTCATCTAGTTGCACAGTTTATATTTATAGTATCCGTGTAATGGTCTCCTGTTTTGTGTTTGCCCATGTGGATACTAACATACTTAAAATTAACCCCATTAAGTTCAACTGGAAGTAAGCATCTAGTAGGTGGAGGATTATATTATATTACAGATGATATTTCTATAACCCTTTTCTCTTCAGAATATCACCTAATGCTCCAGGATATGGAAATCCTCTTAAATCAGGTACAATATTATTCTGCTCAGGAGCAGCACTAGATGGCAGGAGGGGAGAGATACAGGAGGGTTTGGGAATTCCTTTATGTAAGCATCATAGTGTCCAATTCAGGTCAAAAATGCAGAAGCACCTTCAGGTCCTACCTGAACGCTTCCAATGATGCAATGCAAAGAAAGCTAACAAAGAAATATTTAAGAATACCAATGTAGCTTGGGTTTTGCAATACATATTACTTGACTGACAGTAAGATTACCTGTTTTGCAGTTTAAAAACATGTAAATTTATTCAAGTAAACACATGAGtaactctcttttttttagattaatctttttttgtttccaaacaccaataaataaaaaacactacaacacaaaatataatatatataagcacacacacacacaaaaatcaaacaaagcaaaaacgaacaaacaaacaaaaaatgttctTTCCATTACATACCCATCAGTTAATATGGAATAGCTATATCTACTTCCCAGTTCCTTCTGCTTCATCCAATCTACAGCATGTTGCAGAACTTTTGGAAATTCAACTGCGTTGTCTACAACGTCCTGTAAATATGTAACACCAGCAATTAATGAAAATACAAACGTTGCTTACTAGGagccaagtttttaaaaaaagacattgagGAACACATTTTGAGATGTAAGATTAATATAAAATGGGACTTTGGACTGTACAAATTATTAAAAGTTTGCTAGAAAATTTATATGTTTCCAAAAATAAAActagcaataaaacaaaaatatattgctTTCTGATATGTTCTGTTGTTTAGGGAAGGAACAGGGAATTCCCCCCTCTACAAGGGCCACATTCTATTGGGGGAAATCTGCCAGAGGTGACATGCCAGCAGCAGGCAGGGCCAGAACCACATCACATACACactctttcttacacacacacattctttccccttttcttctcactttgctctcttttctcccaaTTCTCTCCATCCCTCTCCAGCTTTGCCCATACTGGTAATCAGGCTTTGGCAAAAAGTTCCCATTCATGACCTTTCATGTCACTCAAACCATTATAATACCAGTACCAGTTTTGAACTTCAAAACTGTTCAAAACTGGTACTGATTTTCTGTTCTATGGAAATCTTAACACTAAAATAAGTATCATCATCTTAAAGCTTGTAAAATGTAAAGTAGTTAACGCTAGATTGGTAGTTAACAATTACATACAGTGTAATAATCTTTTAGCAGATTCAGGGATGTGAGTTGGTTAAGTGCATTGTTACTTAACTGTTAGGAACATAATGAGTTTCAAGGCCATATCCTTACAACAAACATGCCTTGTGGCTATTCTGCCAGCAGTGGACACTGGGTATTTAGCAATAAAGCTACTGAAATCTAAgatgtatttatctttatttagttatttaattataccacccagtagccaaagctctcacacacacaagatGGAGGTATCCCATCTCAACATATACACTTACCATCTAAACACTGTGTACATTCTTGCTGGCTTCATTCTTGCTTATATTCTCCTTTATCCCCACAATAgtgcttttcaaaaaaaaaattgaacctCAATTTGTCTGCCAAGAAACCTTTATACATCTCTCAATGAACTCCTAAATTTGAGGCACATTCTAGATTTTACCAATGTCCTACTGAGAGTGCAACCAAGAATGCGTTCAAGACTGTCCAGTGACTGTGCATTGCCAGGGAAGCTAATAATGGTagaaattgttttaaagtgtcttttaGGGAAGCTTTTTTGTTTAACTGTGTTCCTCAATTAGAAGTTTATCACTGGTATGCAAGGAACCCCAAGAGCCAACAGATTACAGGTTGAAAACCACTAACACAGAACCTgactttagagccttcggtagtttgctgtgatgcctttaatgatcatttcacagataaaatctctcagataagagccaacttagacacacacattatagcagaagctgacaatggagtgtccagcaactctgcgagcaggattacactggatcagtttcagttggtgagtaccgaggacgtggacaagctgcttggaagagtgaggaagatgacttgccctctcgatccctgtccttcttggttggtcgcccagggaggagatgcagttagattacaactacaatgtattattaatgcatctctcagggaggggagttttccatcatgtttaaaagaagtggtggtacggccacttctaaaaaagtcctccctggaccctctggatcttaacaactatcaaccagtatcaaatcttccgtttctgggcaaggtgattgagagggcggttgctcaccaacttcaagcagttttggatgacacagattttctagacccatttcaaactggctttagagcaggatacggagttgagaccgccatggtcgccttagcggatgatctatgcctgagtattgacagggggagggtgtccctgctggtactcttggacctctcggcagctttcgataccattgaccatggtatccttctggatcgcctgagaggattgggaattggaggcactgtccttcggtggttccagtcctacctctcgggcaggttccagatggtgatgcttggggatagctgctcctcaaaaaaggagctgctgtgcagtgtactgcaaggtgccatcctttccccaatgctatttaatatttacatgaaaccgctgggagagatcatccggaggcatggggcggggtgctatcagtatgctgatgacacccaaatatatttctctatgccttcaataacagcgtcagctaaggatagtgtgtctcctctgaatgaatgcctggaggcggtaatgggctggatgaggaaaaacaaactgaagctgaatccagacaagacagaggtgctcgctgtcaaaggccacaacctaggtttggaggtgtgtcaaccggttctggatggggttacacttcccctgaaagactgtgttcgcagcttgggggtgcttctggatccgtcgctccaaatgacagccagatagatgcgacggccaggagtgcctactatcagcttcggctgatacgccagctgcgccccttcctagagttggaagacctaaagacggtagtgcacgcactggtaacttcgaggcttgacttctgtaatgcactctacatggggctacctctgtgcctagtccagaaacttcaattagtccaaaatatcgcagccaggctggtcactggtacacctaggggtgaccacattacaccagttttaaaatctctttactggctgccgattagtttccgggcgaagtacaaagtgttggttattacctttaaagccctacatggtttgggtccaggctacctgcgggatcgccttctcccgtacaatccgccccgcacactcaggtcctctgggaagaatccacttcagctagcaaaaactagattaacaactgttacccagaggaccttctcttctgctgctcccagactgtggaatggcctgccggagattcgtcaacttgacagtcttttagaatttaaaaaagcaataaagactgatctattccgacaggcctatccagttaaattttagaatattttcaggatgttttaatttatatcattttttatactgtttgttatacactttgaattgttttagtttttgtgaactgcccagggagcttcggctattgggcggtataaaaatgcaaataataataataataataataatgtggttgAGTTATTGATTTAAAAGAAGTTAATTTGGAAGGAAAACGGGAAGTCAGGAGgctcagtcctaaacacacttaatcAGAAGGCCATCAATATACCTAATAAATCTTTGGAACTGGATGCCAAACACTTCAAAACTAGTAACCTTTAAGAATCATCTGTTTCATCTATGTTTATGACTGTGGTCAGCTGAGAAGTATGTTACCTGAGAGATTCCCGTCAAGTTAATGCAGAAATCTGAAAGCTGAGGATTAATCTCTGGTTTCACATAGTTTTGAAATGTGTCCTCCTACAAGATTGAATTAAAATATAGATGATTTGGCAACAACGCAGCAGAAACACAGACTATCCATTCCTTATACAGCATTTTAGTAGAAAATAAAGGCTAATAATTAGGGTAATAATCAGCAAGTATCCAGAAAAAGGAAAGATTAATTGTATTTATAACTTAGCACCCAACAGTGAAACTTCAATATTTTCATATATCATTTATGAAAAAGAACTGCAGCCACACTTGTTCTTATGGACAGGGACATTCTCCAGGTTATTTTTGCTGGTTCACAAGCAGCACCAAGACAGTTAGTATACAGTAGCTGTTAGGGAACTATGCACACACCATTATGGCCATGGTGTACTTGTATAAAAGTACAGGTGTGATCATGAACTGCTCCCAGAGCAAACCTTGCCACACACAACTGTAGATAATGAAACTACATTTTAAGCAGCCTCAGGGTGCTGTAATTTTGAGTCGATTAATGGCAGGGTCCTTAGCCCTGTCCTGACTAGCTACATTTTCCATTCAAAATCATACCCCATTCTcaagttgcttccccccccccccagggtttcCAGATATGTTTACTCTGCTAGCAGGAAcatacataaaattatttttaatattcagcTGGACAAAGTGCTTTTAAATTGAACAGCAAGCGCAGATTAAAAGTTTTCTTATAGAgattgcttattttttaaaaaaaggctataccATACATATCCTCTTTACTTTAGATTCTGTATTTGAAATGTTACTTCCACTTCTTGAAGCAGCTATAAAAGTACTTAAACAAGAGGAAACAGGTCCACTTACTATTTCTAATGTCCGAGTgtttaataaaacaataggaaactCAATGATTTCATGTGTAAATTCAGGTTGATTTCCTTCTTCACAAGTTGCTTCAAAGTCAATAACACAGATGTAATCATAGTAATTATCTGCATTTGCAGGCTGTTTTTGcattaacttttctttcttatagTAGTTTTTCAGCCTCTTTTTCAATACATCTTTCACTCCtctgccaaaggaaaaaaaaattatattatgtTCACCACCTACCCAGAGTGCTTCTGAATGGTGCTGAGCTAAAAGCAGTTTGTTTGTATGTTGGCTCTCCCTGCAAACTTCAGCCCTGCCTCTGGTGAATTCCTCTAAAGGAAATCACAGTAATGGCCTGCTTTGATGCAACAGGCCATAGAAGGAAGTTCCTCTTACTGTGCAAACATCCCTTGAAAAAGGCATAACAATCTTATGGCAAGTTCAAAAATATTTCAAGAATCAGAAAAAAACACCTGATGCCCTAAGGAACActaggcacaatcctttgcatatttggacaggaaaaaatccGACAACTCCCAACTTTCCCCAGCAAGaattttttctgtataaacacacGTAGTATTGCACCCTTAGTACCTGTATTTCACCATTAAATTCTTTTCTCCCACCAAATTAGCCTTTCAAGACTTTCTCCTGCCCATTTTACTGCAGCATTCAGCAATATAGTTGTACTTATAACTTTACTGTGAAAACCTTGGAATTACCTGTAAGAAGTTCATCTGTGCTGGCTGCCAGTTTGTTTctcagcccaattcaaagtgctggttttaaccttgcaagccctaaatggcttggggccaggttatatgAAGGAATGACTTCTCCCATATTTACACTACCCGAAAATTAAGTCTGAAGCTCTCTTAAAGGGGCCAACACCAaaagaggtgaggcaggtggctacaagtaAAGGAGGGTTTTCAGCGGTGGCACCCTGTttgtggaatgctttccccagagaggcttgtctAGCACTTATGTTGTggtctttctggcgccaggtgaagacctttttattcacccaggcattttaagtgctgcttttattgctttcagTACTGTTCCACtacttttaatttggttttacaatgttgtaatggttttatactttgctgctggttttaccttGGTTTATCCTtcagttgtttgttttattatttgtattatgcTTTTGATGCATTGTACACTGTTCAGACAACTTTGGTTATTCAgcagtttaaaagtacaatacTGGGTCATCTTTACATATGCAATCAGAAATGCATTCTTGTGTCCAAAGACAGGCCGTTGCCAAATGCTTACCTGGTATCAAGCTTGAATTCAGCGAGTTTAGCTCTAAGCTCATCTCTGCTCATTCTATTGATATGACCATTTGTCAGAGAAATCTCTTTGTAAATTGGGTCACTGAAGTCACTTGAACTGCACATGGATTTCTTATTATCTTCTTGACAATCAAATCTACAGCGCTGCTTACTCTGGTTGAAAGGCTATATGATTAGAATATATTAGATGAGAAAAAACACAAGACAATCAAGATTAACATCTTCTACAAGAGCCACATATTTATAAAAATATTCATAATCAATAAATAAGTTTGTTAGTATTTAAAGTGTCAAAATTAATTTCCACAGAAGCCAAGTTAGTCTATAGCAGcacaaacaacaaagagtcttgtggttcttttaaaacttaacacatttattctggcataagctttggtagactatagcccacttcattgGATGCACGCAGTGTTACAGAGAGTTTCAGATATATCTAGGATGatcaacctccccacccccacccccaggcttcAGATACATTTTTAGCCTTTAAAACAAGACTCTatcataataaataacaaatttgttagtctttaaggattCAATcactacacatgtttagacagaaagaagtcctacatgcatagaattgcgccctaaGACTCTTTTTTCCACCAGGCAAAGCCTGCCTCAGGTAGCAATTAATCTTaatcagggtgggcagaaggaagagTAGAATGTTTCATAGTAGCAAAGATTATTGAGTCCCAATTGTTTAATAACAGGTACGACATAAAGACAACCCCTTCCACTCCCTGCCCTAAATTATATTGCTGAGAGGAAGAAAGCTTGAATGTGCATCCCATTGGCATTAGACAGGCTCCTACAGTATTGATCGACACCTACATCTCCATGCAGGCTTTTCCTGAATAGAGAGCCACAACGTTGTTTGAAGACCagttattttactgtatttttattatgttaaCTGCTTGGGAGACTGATATACAAATCTGTGTAATAAATAACACAAACTAAagccaatgtgatgtagtggctaaagtgttggactgggagtcgggagatctggattctagtccccagttggccatggaaactcactgggtgactttgggccagtcacagattacctcacagggtggttgttgtaaggataaaatggagaggaggattatatacgctgccttggggGCTCTTtggaggacaaaaggcaggatataaatgtaataagaataataaagCAGGAGTGGATTTGTGTGCGGTGGAAGGACGATATTCAAAAGTTACTGGAACCATAAACTTATTTCTGTCTTTTGCACCAAGCTCCAGTTGGTGGTTCTGAGGCGAGGTGCGCGGGTGGGGAGACACAGAAGACCGTGCAAGCCTGAAGCCTGCCCTCCCCTCATCTTAACCCTAGATACATTTTCTTGgaagttgttgtttgttgttgtttattcgttcagtcgtttccgactcttcgtaacttcatggaccagcccacaccagagctttctgtcggctgccgccacccctagctcccccaaggtcaagtctgtcacctccagaatatcatccatccatctt
This Elgaria multicarinata webbii isolate HBS135686 ecotype San Diego chromosome 6, rElgMul1.1.pri, whole genome shotgun sequence DNA region includes the following protein-coding sequences:
- the ERI1 gene encoding 3'-5' exoribonuclease 1; its protein translation is MEEQKENVPQRELSADVKEDKTEDRAPGSLPFNQSKQRCRFDCQEDNKKSMCSSSDFSDPIYKEISLTNGHINRMSRDELRAKLAEFKLDTRGVKDVLKKRLKNYYKKEKLMQKQPANADNYYDYICVIDFEATCEEGNQPEFTHEIIEFPIVLLNTRTLEIEDTFQNYVKPEINPQLSDFCINLTGISQDVVDNAVEFPKVLQHAVDWMKQKELGSRYSYSILTDGSWDMSKFLNIQCRVSRLKYPSFAKKWINIRKSYGNFYKVPRSQTKLSTMLEKLGMDYDGRPHSGLDDSKNIARIAIRMLQDGCELRVNEKLHGGLLLTVSSSVPIEGAPAPQMPRFR